A single window of Eucalyptus grandis isolate ANBG69807.140 chromosome 1, ASM1654582v1, whole genome shotgun sequence DNA harbors:
- the LOC104434386 gene encoding LOW QUALITY PROTEIN: ABC transporter B family member 11 (The sequence of the model RefSeq protein was modified relative to this genomic sequence to represent the inferred CDS: inserted 1 base in 1 codon) has protein sequence MAIENGAAENSVTSEAATSRSPEVASVKSPAVNENEQDCNKSKGDEKVNLVPFYKLFSFADSTDILLMVVGSIGAAGNGISTPLMTVLFGTLINTFGENQTDTDVVDLVSKIALKFVYLALGCGAAAFLQVSCWMVTGERQAARIRGLYLKTILRQDVAFFDKETNTGEVVGRMSGDTVLIQNATGEKVGTCIQLVSTFVGGFVIAFIKGWLLTLIMLTMIPLLVIAGGVTSLIISKMASRGQSAYAKAANVVEQTIGSIRMVASFTGEKRAIANYSKFLVDAYRSGVHEGLAAGLGMGTVMLVIFGGYALAIWCGAKLILDKGYNGGAVINVIMAVLIGSMSLGQASPCMSAFAAGQAAAYKMFETIQRKPEIDSFDTKGKKLDDIRGDIELRDVYFSYPARPDEQIFNGFSLGIPSGTTAALVGQSGSGKSTVISLIERFYDPQDGEVLIDGINLKEFQLKWIRSKIGLVSQEPVLFACSIKDNIAYGKEGATLEEIKAAAELANAAKFIDKLPEGLDTMVGEHGTQLSGGQKQRVAIARAILKDPRILLLDEATSALDTESERIVQEALDRIMGNRTTVIVAHRLSTVRNANMIAVIHRGKMVEKGSHSELLKDPDGAYSQLIRLQEVNRESEQAPDDQNRSEITEYNRQSNQRMSYKGSISQRSSIGNSSRHSFSVPFGLPTGLNVADDNVAGPQSPTPGSTEKSPEVSLRRLAHLNKPEAPVLLIGTVAAVVNGTILPIFGILISSVIKTFYEPPHELREDSKFWALMFLVLGIASFVAFPSRTYLFSVAGCKLIERIRLMCFEKVVHMEVGWFDEPDHSSGAIGARLSADAASVRALVGDALAQIVQNIASAIAGLVIAFTASWQLALIILALVPLIGVNGYVQVKFMKGFSADAKMMYEEASQVATDAVGSIRTVASFCAEEKMMQLYKKKCEGPMKTGIRQGLISGIGFGMSFFLLFCMYATSFYAGAQLVQDGKTTFPDVFRVFFALTMATVGISQSGSITPDXHKAKAAAASIFAIIDRRSKIDPSDESGTKLDNVKGEIELRHVSFKYPSRPDIQIFRDLSLAIHFGKTVALVGESGSGKSTVIALLQRFYDPDSGHIKLDGVDIKQLQLKWLRQQMGLVSQEPVLFNETIRANIAYGKDGDATEQEILAASELANAHKFISGLQQGYDTVVGERGVQLSGGQKQRVAIARAIVKSPKILLLDEATSALDAESEKVVQDALDRVMVNRTTVVVAHRLSTIKNADVIAVVKNGVIVEKGKHETLINIKDGFYASLVALHTSASTV, from the exons ATGGCAATCGAAAATGGAGCAGCCGAGAATTCAGTAACCAGTGAAGCGGCCACTTCAAGGAGCCCGGAAGTGGCGTCCGTGAAGAGCCCTGCCGTGAACGAGAATGAGCAGGACTGCAACAAGAGCAAGGGAGATGAGAAAGTGAACTTGGTTCCATTCTACAAGCTGTTCTCATTCGCAGATTCTACTGATATTCTATTGATGGTTGTTGGGTCAATAGGCGCAGCCGGGAATGGTATTTCCACGCCTCTTATGACAGTTTTGTTTGGAACGCTGATCAATACATTTGGCGAGAACCAGACTGACACTGATGTTGTAGATCTTGTGTCCAAG ATAGCTCTAAAGTTTGTCTACCTGGCACTTGGTTGTGGTGCAGCGGCATTTCTTC AGGTATCTTGCTGGATGGTCACTGGCGAGCGACAGGCTGCAAGAATAAGGGGCCTGTATCTGAAAACTATATTGAGACAAGATGTTGCCTTCTTTGACAAAGAGACCAACACCGGAGAGGTTGTCGGGAGAATGTCCGGCGACACGGTTCTAATCCAGAACGCCACGGGTGAAAAG GTGGGGACGTGTATACAGCTTGTGTCGACATTTGTCGGAGGCTTCGTGATAGCATTTATTAAGGGGTGGCTATTGACCCTCATCATGCTAACCATGATTCCTCTGCTAGTGATTGCTGGAGGGGTTACGTCGCTCATTATCTCAAAGATGGCATCTCGTGGGCAAAGTGCATATGCAAAGGCAGCAAATGTCGTTGAACAGACAATTGGTTCGATCAGAATG GTTGCATCCTTTACTGGAGAGAAGCGAGCAATTGCAAATTACAGCAAATTCCTTGTGGATGCATACAGATCAGGTGTCCATGAAGGCCTGGCGGCAGGATTAGGTATGGGAACAGTCATGCTCGTCATATTTGGTGGTTATGCTTTGGCAATATGGTGTGGCGCGAAGTTGATATTGGACAAGGGATATAATGGAGGCGCAGTGATCAATGTGATCATGGCAGTCTTGATTGGTTCTAT GTCTCTTGGGCAGGCTTCTCCATGCATGAGTGCATTTGCGGCTGGTCAAGCTGCTGCATATAAAATGTTCGAGACCATCCAAAGGAAGCCAGAGATCGATTCATTTGATACCAAGGGAAAGAAACTAGACGACATTCGTGGAGATATAGAGTTGAGGGATGTTTACTTCAGTTACCCAGCCAGGCCCGATGAACAAATATTCAACGGGTTCTCTCTTGGCATCCCGAGTGGTACAACTGCCGCTTTGGTGGGACAAAGCGGAAGTGGGAAGTCCACGGTGATCAGTCTGATAGAGAGATTTTACGACCCACAAGACGGTGAAGTACTCATCGATGGGATCAACCTTAAAGAGTTTCAGCTTAAATGGATCAGGAGCAAAATCGGGCTTGTCAGCCAGGAACCCGTGTTATTCGCTTGCAGCATCAAGGACAACATCGCATATGGAAAGGAAGGTGCCACTCTCGAAGAGATCAAAGCTGCTGCAGAACTTGCGAACGCTGCCAAGTTCATAGACAAGTTGCCGGAG GGCTTGGACACTATGGTTGGTGAACATGGGACTCAGCTGTCTGGTGGGCAGAAGCAAAGAGTAGCCATAGCAAGAGCGATTCTTAAAGATCCTCGTATTTTGCTCCTGGATGAAGCCACAAGTGCACTTGACACAGAATCTGAGAGGATAGTCCAAGAAGCCTTGGACAGGATTATGGGCAACCGGACAACTGTCATCGTTGCCCACCGTTTGAGCACGGTTAGGAATGCCAATATGATTGCCGTCATTCATCGCGGAAAAATGGTGGAGAAAG GTTCACATTCTGAACTGCTCAAAGACCCAGACGGTGCATATTCTCAGCTAATTCGCTTGCAGGAAGTGAACAGAGAATCTGAACAAGCACCAGATGACCAAAACCGGTCAGAgattactgaatataacagacaGTCCAATCAAAGGATGTCGTACAAAGGATCCATTAGTCAGAGATCATCTATAGGGAATAGCAGCCGCCATTCGTTCTCAGTCCCCTTTGGTCTTCCCACTGGACTGAATGTTGCCGATGATAATGTGGCTGGACCACAATCCCCCACTCCTGGGAGCACAGAGAAATCGCCGGAGGTCTCCCTACGCCGGCTTGCTCATCTCAATAAACCAGAAGCGCCTGTCTTGCTAATTGGAACTGTTGCTGCAGTTGTTAATGGCACGATACTTCCGATTTTCGGCATACTTATATCCAGTGTTATCAAGACATTCTATGAACCACCACATGAACTTAGAGAGGATTCTAAGTTTTGGGCACTAATGTTTCTGGTCCTGGGCATCGCATCATTTGTGGCATTTCCCTCTCGTACATACTTATTCTCTGTGGCTGGTTGTAAGTTAATCGAGAGAATCAGACTAATGTGTTTCGAAAAGGTGGTCCATATGGAGGTTGGCTGGTTTGATGAACCTGACCACTCAAGTGGGGCCATTGGGGCAAGGCTCTCAGCAGACGCAGCATCAGTGCGAGCCCTCGTTGGAGATGCGTTAGCTCAGATTGTCCAGAACATTGCATCGGCAATTGCTGGTTTGGTCATTGCTTTTACTGCAAGTTGGCAACTGGCGCTGATCATCCTCGCCTTAGTCCCTCTAATTGGTGTCAATGGATATGTACAAGTGAAGTTCATGAAAGGATTCAGTGCAGATGCAAAG ATGATGTACGAGGAAGCAAGCCAAGTGGCTACCGATGCGGTCGGGAGTATAAGGACTGTTGCTTCTTTCTGTGCTGAAGAGAAGATGATGCAACTTTACAAGAAGAAATGTGAAGGCCCCATGAAGACGGGGATTCGACAAGGACTGATCAGCGGAATTGGGTTCGGCATGTCCTTCTTCCTGCTGTTCTGTATGTATGCAACAAGCTTCTATGCTGGAGCTCAACTTGTTCAGGACGGCAAAACAACGTTTCCAGATGTCTTCAGG GTTTTCTTTGCTCTGACCATGGCAACCGTTGGAATTTCACAATCGGGTTCCATCACTCCCG TCCACAAAGCCAAAGCAGCCGCTGCTTCCATTTTTGCGATAATAGACCGCAGATCCAAGATAGACCCAAGTGATGAGTCGGGGACAAAATTAGACAATGTGAAGGGAGAGATTGAGCTTCGCCATGTGAGCTTCAAATATCCCTCTAGGCCAGACATTCAAATTTTCCGTGATCTCAGCCTAGCCATTCACTTTGGAAAG ACGGTTGCTCTGGTTGGAGAAAGTGGGAGCGGAAAATCGACAGTGATAGCGTTGCTGCAACGCTTTTATGATCCTGATTCAGGTCATATTAAGCTGGACGGAGTGGATATTAAGCAGCTGCAACTCAAGTGGTTAAGGCAGCAAATGGGTTTGGTCAGCCAAGAACCGGTTTTATTCAACGAGACAATTCGTGCCAACATAGCTTATGGAAAGGATGGAGATGCGACCGAGCAAGAAATACTTGCCGCATCAGAATTAGCAAATGCTCACAAGTTCATTAGTGGATTGCAACAG GGATATGATACTGTGGTTGGTGAAAGAGGGGTCCAGTTATCCGGTGGTCAAAAGCAACGAGTGGCTATCGCTCGAGCTATAGTAAAGAGTCCTAAAATCCTTCTGCTTGATGAGGCTACAAGTGCATTGGATGCAGAATCTGAGAAAGTGGTTCAAGACGCATTAGACCGAGTCATGGTGAACCGAACTACAGTTGTGGTGGCTCATAGGTTGTCCACAATCAAGAATGCCGATGTGATTGCAGTGGTTAAAAATGGAGTCATCGTCGAGAAAGGAAAGCACGAGACTTTGATCAACATCAAGGATGGTTTCTATGCATCTTTGGTTGCTCTACACACCAGTGCTTCTACTGTATGA